One window of Candidatus Regiella endosymbiont of Tuberolachnus salignus genomic DNA carries:
- a CDS encoding addiction module antidote protein, which produces MNKSRSHDETVIEMIRNDPDFAEFYLHAAFEELDEESGEAGFLLALRHIVEARGGMGMIAEKAGLSRESLYRALSPKGNPTLKTMKQVVHATGLKFAAIA; this is translated from the coding sequence ATGAACAAATCACGTAGTCACGATGAAACGGTTATCGAAATGATACGTAACGACCCTGATTTTGCCGAATTTTATCTTCATGCTGCTTTTGAAGAGCTGGATGAGGAAAGCGGCGAAGCGGGTTTCCTGTTAGCACTTCGCCACATTGTTGAAGCACGTGGTGGAATGGGGATGATTGCCGAAAAAGCGGGTCTATCACGTGAAAGCCTTTACAGGGCTCTCTCACCGAAGGGCAATCCTACCTTGAAAACCATGAAACAGGTTGTTCATGCAACTGGTCTAAAATTTGCCGCTATCGCGTAA
- a CDS encoding type II toxin-antitoxin system RelE/ParE family toxin — MNEIIHYLTPEGKDLYQDWLNNLNDRIAKARITTRVNRVAAGAFGDCKPVDSGVWELRIDQGAGYRVYYALTGKKVVLLLLGGDKRTQQADINKAVECWKDFQRRK; from the coding sequence ATGAACGAAATTATCCATTATTTAACACCAGAAGGTAAAGATCTGTACCAAGATTGGCTAAACAACCTGAATGATAGAATCGCTAAGGCTCGAATAACCACCAGGGTTAACAGAGTAGCAGCAGGTGCCTTCGGAGATTGTAAGCCTGTTGACAGCGGGGTATGGGAACTTCGTATAGACCAAGGAGCAGGATACAGAGTCTATTACGCTCTAACGGGCAAGAAAGTAGTTTTGTTGCTACTCGGGGGTGATAAGCGAACACAGCAGGCCGACATCAACAAAGCGGTTGAGTGTTGGAAAGACTTCCAACGGAGGAAATAA